A single window of Sparus aurata chromosome 12, fSpaAur1.1, whole genome shotgun sequence DNA harbors:
- the ppp1r3b gene encoding protein phosphatase 1 regulatory subunit 3B, giving the protein MPIDMALPLFLSNEDFVFGTSPESCGPALSSCLRFQHSHRVDQSDGGRSSRKDSGKVKKQVTFADHRGLSLTRVKVFSQFNDPIDIPLNIQEMLSSALSLTAEEDKLVLDFTQPSSDYLCFRQSLERNYVCLEHCLLKDKAIEGTVKVKNLSFQKSVKLRVTFDSWTSHTDVDCVYMKDTYPSSYSDTFSFHVSLPAELQPHEHVEFAVCYAVDGRQYWDSNQGSNYRVVWSSMKRIHQDACSRHTDSFHLGIHFDRYGSPTCSHGIFPDWPSYAGYENTGPYY; this is encoded by the coding sequence ATGCCGATCGACATGGCCTTGCCTCTGTTCCTGTCCAATGAGGACTTTGTCTTCGGGACGTCTCCTGAGTCCTGTGGACCTGCTCTGAGCTCCTGCCTCAGGTTTCAGCACTCGCACCGGGTCGATCAGAGCGACGGCGGCCGGTCCTCCAGGAAGGACTCTGGAAAAGTGAAGAAGCAGGTGACGTTTGCTGATCACAGAGGTCTGTCTCTCACCAGAGTGAAGGTCTTCTCCCAGTTCAACGACCCCATCGACATCCCTCTGAACATCCAGGAGATGCTcagctccgctctgtctctGACGGCGGAGGAGGACAAACTGGTTCTGGACTTCACTCAGCCCTCCTCAGACTACCTGTGCTTCCGTCAGAGCCTGGAGAGGAACTACGTGTGCCTGGAGCACTGCCTGCTGAAGGACAAGGCTATAGAGGGAACCGTTAAAGTCAAGAACCTGTCCTTCCAGAAGTCCGTGAAGCTGCGGGTGACCTTTGACAGCTGGACCAGCCACACGGACGTAGACTGTGTTTACATGAAGGACACGTATCCCAGCTCGTACAGCGACACCTTCTCCTTCCACGTGTCTCTGCCCGCCGAGCTGCAGCCTCACGAGCACGTCGAGTTCGCCGTCTGCTACGCGGTGGATGGACGCCAGTACTGGGACAGCAACCAGGGCAGCAACTACAGGGTGGTCTGGTCCTCCATGAAGAGGATCCATCAGGACGCCTGCAGCCGCCACACCGACTCCTTTCACTTGGGGATTCACTTTGACCGATACGGCAGCCCCACCTGTTCACACGGGATCTTCCCTGATTGGCCGAGTTACGCAGGATACGAGAACACGGGCCCGTACTACTGA
- the mfhas1 gene encoding malignant fibrous histiocytoma-amplified sequence 1 homolog, protein MKTLNENKEEEEGSGCTAMEDKENNLRTARLWRDAALRSRKLRSNLRQLTLCSKDNQIILPEDIAEIEVLNLGNNSLQELPDGLGSTLNNLRILVLRRNKFTAVPQVVFELGQLVELDMSHNCLRSLSEAVGQLRGLKKLCISHNKIQNLPAQIGTLQFLEELDISFNDLHDFPTSFSSLSKLRTLDADHNKLNQFPPEILDLSELEELDCSGNKFETLPADIMKLQFVKILWLSSLHMSSLPDSFCHLSHLESLMLDGNNLTGLPAAFSRLQRLKMINLSSNEFESFPEVILSITGLEELYLSRNKLIHVPEDIGQLGRLANLWLDNNNITYLPDSIVELEKLEELVLQGNQIAILPDDFGKLSKVNIWKVKDNPLIQPPYEVCMKGIPYIAAYQKELAHSQLAVKPRLKLVLMGAKNAGKTRLRQSVVSTQRDVEENQGNKGIEVTNWVADADRCLTFLVYDLSGKQNYDLIKPFFLSPGALYVLVVNLKTYSSRNFYAHVGYFLHLLSAKVPHAVVCLVGTHADLCGEVEVEEKTLDIHRLIGLQEKRDIQSLRSLALQVDQALEQGYSVRLSSPHVLFYGVSDRNLRRRKSQLQYMLNHRLQILSPVLSVSCTETQRSVQRLREKLMSVADHRDIFPNLHRVLPKSWQMLEELHFKPKDLWLSWWDSARLGLQAGLTEDRLQSALSYLHESGKLLYFEDSLTLKEYVFHNLPRFIAILNVFFQRDESTLLDRLLSEGERGDKGRVSLVIEDEKGENLRVTHLQQHVEGFLQQGLLPSNVIRLLLRPLIQTQQDLHLIMELLEKMGICYCINKPRSKPLNGATAWYKFPSYVSNEEPQAEAEAGGSSLPLCPFFSVEQLHIQYSFPFLFPPGLFARFSVQINSHVVQRSDGRHQIFAYRGKVPVVISHQPSKGKLQAETLSIASHASLPNIWTAWQAVTPLVEELNVLLQEWPGLHYSVHILCSKCLKRGSSNPHAFPGKSPLLSFNTTSALCPAAGCLRSVM, encoded by the coding sequence ATGAAAACTCTCAATGaaaacaaggaggaggaggaggggtccGGCTGCACCGCCATGGAGGACAAGGAGAACAATCTGCGGACGGCCAGGCTGTGGAGGGATGCCGCCCTGCGCTCCAGGAAGCTGCGGAGCAACCTGCGCCAGCTCACCCTCTGCTCCAAAGACAACCAGATCATCCTGCCCGAGGACATAGCCGAGATAGAGGTGCTCAATCTGGGCAACAACTCCCTCCAGGAGCTGCCAGACGGGCTGGGATCCACCCTCAACAACCTGCGCATCCTGGTGCTCCGCAGGAACAAGTTCACAGCCGTCCCCCAGGTGGTGTTCGAGCTGGGGCAGCTGGTGGAGCTCGACATGAGCCACAACTGTCTGAGGAGTCTCTCTGAGGCTGTGGGTCAGCTGAGGGGGCTGAAGAAGCTTTGCATCAGTCACAACAAGATCCAGAATCTGCCGGCTCAGATCGGAACGCTCCAGTTTTTGGAGGAACTCGACATCAGCTTCAACGACCTGCACGATTTCCCCACATCCTTCTCCAGCCTCTCCAAGCTGCGGACTCTGGACGCAGATCACAACAAGCTGAACCAGTTCCCCCCTGAGATCCTGGACCTCAGCGAGCTGGAGGAACTGGACTGCTCCGGGAACAAGTTCGAGACGTTACCAGCAGACATCAtgaagctgcagtttgtcaaaatcctgtggctcagcagcctTCACATGTCCTCGTTACCGGACTCGTTCTGCCACCTGAGCCACCTGGAGAGCCTGATGCTGGACGGGAACAACCTCACAGGGCTGCCTGCTGCTTTCAGTCGTCTGCAAAGACTCAAAATGATTAACTTGTCCTCCAATGAGTTTGAGAGCTTCCCAGAGGTTATTTTAAGCATCACAGGACTCGAGGAACTTTACCTGAGCAGGAATAAACTGATTCATGTCCCAGAGGACATCGGgcagctggggaggctggccaACCTTTGGctggacaacaacaacatcacatATCTGCCCGACTCCATCGTGGAGCTGGAGAAGTTGGAGGAACTTGTTTTACAGGGTAACCAAATAGCCATACTTCCAGATGATTTTGGAAAGCTGTCCAAAGTGAACATTTGGAAGGTGAAGGATAACCCTCTCATCCAGCCTCCGTATGAGGTGTGTATGAAGGGCATCCCTTACATCGCTGCCTATCAGAAGGAGCTCGCACACTCGCAGCTCGCCGTGAAGCCGCGGCTCAAACTGGTTCTGATGGGGGCGAAGAACGCTGGGAAGACCCGGCTGAGGCAGAGCGTGGTGAGCACTCAGAGGGATGTTGAAGAAAACCAGGGAAACAAAGGTATCGAAGTCACTAACTGGGTGGCGGATGCTGATCGCTGTCTTACATTTCTGGTGTATGATCTGTCAGGGAAGCAAAACTATGACCTCATCAaacccttttttctctcccccggTGCTCTCTACGTCCTAGTTGTAAATCTCAAAACATACTCGTCCAGGAACTTTTATGCCCACGTCGGGtatttcctccacctcctcagtgCCAAAGTACCCCATGCTGTTGTGTGCTTGGTGGGCACGCATGCAGACCTTTgtggagaggtggaggtggaggagaagacgCTGGACATTCACAGACTGATCGGCCTGCAGGAGAAGAGGGACATCCAGAGCCTGAGGAGTCTGGCTCTGCAGGTGGATCAGGCGCTGGAGCAGGGCTACAGTGTCCGCTTGTCCAGCCCTCACGTCCTCTTCTACGGGGTCTCTGACAGGAACCTGAGGCGGAGGAAATCCCAGCTGCAGTACATGCTGAACCACCGGCTGCAGATCCTGTCGCCGGTGCTGAGCGTCAGCTGCACCGAGACCCAGAGGAGCGTCCAGCGGCTGAGGGAGAAGCTCATGTCCGTCGCAGACCACAGGGACATCTTCCCCAACCTCCACCGAGTGCTGCCAAAGTCCTGGCAGATGCTGGAGGAGTTGCACTTTAAGCCCAAAGACCTGTGGCTGTCGTGGTGGGACTCGGCCCGTCTGGGCCTCCAGGCGGGGCTCACAGAGGACCGGCTGCAGAGCGCCTTATCCTACCTGCACGAGAGCGGGAAGCTGCTGTACTTTGAGGACAGCCTCACTCTGAAGGAGTATGTTTTTCACAATCTTCCAAGATTCATTGCAATTCTCAACGTCTTCTTCCAGAGGGACGAGTCCACGCTGCTGGACCGGCTCCTCTCTGAGGGGGAGCGGGGGGACAAGGGGAGGGTGAGTCTGGTTATAGAGGACGAGAAGGGCGAGAACCTCAGGGTGACCCACCTGCAGCAGCATGTGGAGGGCTTCCTCCAACAAGGCCTTCTGCCCTCCAACGTCATCCGCCTGCTGCTCCGACCGCTCATCCAGACCCAGCAGGATCTCCACCTCATCATGGAGCTTCTGGAGAAGATGGGCATCTGCTACTGCATCAACAAGCCCCGCAGCAAGCCTCTGAACGGAGCCACAGCCTGGTACAAGTTCCCCAGCTACGTCAGCAACGAGGAGCCGCAGGCGGAGGCGGAGGCCGGTGGCagctctctgcctctgtgtccgTTCTTCTCCGTGGAGCAGCTGCACATCCAGTACAGCTTCCCCTTCCTGTTTCCTCCTGGACTGTTTGCTCGTTTCAGCGTGCAGATTAACAGCCACGTGGTTCAGAGGTCGGACGGCAGGCATCAGATATTCGCCTACCGAGGTAAAGTCCCCGTGGTGATCAGCCACCAGCCCTCGAAGGGGAAGCTGCAGGCAGAGACTCTGTCCATCGCCAGCCACGCCTCGCTGCCCAACATCTGGACGGCGTGGCAGGCGGTCACGCCgctggtggaggagctgaaCGTGCTGCTGCAGGAGTGGCCCGGCCTGCACTACTCTGTTCATATTCTGTGTTCCAAGTGCCTCAAGAGAGGGTCGTCCAACCCACACGCCTTCCCAGGTAAATCACCTTTACTGTCCTTTAACACCACATCAGCTCTCTGtcctgcagcaggatgtttacGTTCAGTCATGTGA